TTGGCTCCCGGCTCACAACAAATTGCCCGCATTCCTGTGTGAGAGAAACGGGTTTACCTTGAGAGCAGCGCTCTGCGTTCATTGTGTCGTGACCAAAGCAGCagagtcaaagccaaagcagtCAGCAGCAGTCAGTCACACTTGAGATTTGTTAGAGCAGTTAACGTTCACTCACcttgctctccctctctctctctacttcCATCTctcatttggttttgtttgcattttacagAAGCACTGCTGCAGTCACGTCCATTGCCACACATTCCGGCCGGCAGCACGGCGGCCACGCTGCTCGCCGATGCCGCCGAGCTGCAGAGCCAAGAGTCCAGCGTGGGCAACGTGCTCGCCTCCCTTGGCGGCGGTCACAGCTCAGCGACATCGGTGTTCGAGTCGGCGCATCGTTGGACCTCCAAGGAGAATCTATTGGCGCCCGGTCCCGAGGAGGATGATCCCCAGTTGTTTGTGGCGCTCTACGACTTTCAGGCAGGTGGCGAGAATCAGTTGAGCCTGAAGAAGGGCGAACAGGTGCGCATTTTGAGCTACAACAAGTCGGGTGAATGGTGCGAGGCGCATTCGGATTCGGGCAATGTGGGTTGGGTGCCCTCCAACTATGTGACGCCGCTCAATTCGCTGGAGAAGCATTCGTGGTACCACGGACCCATCTCACGCAATGCCGCCGAGTATTTGCTCAGCTCGGGGATCAACGGCAGCTTTCTGGTGCGCGAGAGTGAAAGTTCGCCCGGACAGCGCAGCATTAGTCTGAGGTAAGTCGAAGACGATTTCAATAAATTCCTTATCACAGCTAAAATTCCTTTTACCTCTAGATACGAGGGACGCGTCTATCACTATCGCATATCGGAGGATCCGGATGGCAAAGTGTTTGTCACGCAGGAGGCCAAATTCAATACTCTAGCCGAGCTGGTGCATCATCACAGCGTGCCACACGAGGGACACGGTCTAATCACTCCTTTACTCTATCCGGCGCCCAAGCAAAACAAACCCACAGTCTTTCCATTGAGTCCCGAGCCAGATGAGTGGGAAATCTGTCGCACCGACATCATGATGAAGCACAAACTGGGCGGCGGGCAGTACGGTGAGGTGTACGAGGCGGTGTGGAAACGTTACGGCAACACGGTGGCCGTTAAGACGCTCAAGGAGGACACGATGGCGCTGAAAGATTTCCTCGAGGAGGCGGCCATCATGAAGGAGATGAAGCACCCGAATCTGGTGCAGCTAATCGGTGGGATCAGTCGACCTTGTGACTACAAATTATAGCTCAACTAAATCtctttactctctctctctttctgtttctttttctgtgtctctctctctcgctctcttatTTTAGGTGTGTGCACTCGGGAGCCGCCCTTCTATATCATCACCGAGTTCATGTCGCACGGCAATCTGCTCGATTTCCTGCGCTCCGCTGGACGCGAAACATTGGATGCGGTGGCACTGCTTTATATGGCCACACAGATAGCGTCGGGCATGAGCTATCTGGAGTCACGCAACTATATCCATCGGGATCTGGCGGCACGCAATTGCCTGGTGGGTGACAATAAACTCGTGAAGGTGGCCGATTTTGGTTTGGCCCGTCTGATGCGCGATGACACGTATACGGCGCATGCGGGTGCCAAGTTTCCCATCAAATGGACCGCCCCCGAGGGATTGGCATACAATAAGTTTAGCACGAAATCGGATGTGTGGGCCTTTGGGGTGCTGCTCTGGGAGATTGCCACGTATGGGATGTCGCCGTATCCGGGCATTGATCTAACCGATGTGTATCACAAGCTCGAGAAGGGCTATCGGATGGAGAGGCCGCCCGGTTGTCCGCCGGAGGTCTATGATCTAATGCGGCAGTGCTGGCAATGGGATGCAGCGGATCGGCCCACATTCAAGAGCATACACCATGCGCTGGAGCACATGTTTCAGGTGGGTGACGGTGACATCGAATTCGAGGTCGAGGTGtgggatgatgatgatgatgaagatgaagacatcgatgatgatgatgatgttgatgatgattacGATGGCGacaatgatgacgacgacaatgGCATTGAGCTTTGATTGATGCAATTGGCATGCCAGCGCACCAACTGTGATAGTCATCgcacaatcacaacaacaacaccaacaaccacaactactactactactactactactactactactacaacaacaagaacaatccGTAGTGATAGCAATAATGATCCACGTGCTGCACGTCTCTCCTTCTTCGCTCCGCAGGAATCGTCCATCACCGAAGCGGTCGAGAAGCAACTGAATgccacagcgacagcagcgacCACAGCGACTGGAGCGACACAGCAAGCGGCGGCTGGCGGCGGCTTAAACACGGCCAGCGCCTCctcatcggcatcggcatcgctCAGTCTGACGCCGCAAATGGTGAAGAAGGGCATGCCCAACCTCGatccacagcaacagcagcagcagcaacaacaattggccAGCACGCCCATGTCAGGTGAGTTgcaaacaacatcaacaattgTATctcaattaacaaatttaatatatatgcattGTTTTGTGCCAGAAACCGGCTCCAGTTCCACCAAGCTGAGCACCTTCTCCAGCCAGGGCAAAGGCAATGTGCAGATGCGTCGCACCACCAACAAACAGGGCAAGCAGGCACCAGCTCCACCGAAGCGCACCAGGTGAATATCTCCGACTAtcacatattattattgtattaacTATGCTTCCTTCTTGTTTGCAGCctgctcagcagcagccggGATTCAACATATCGCGAGGAGGAGGCACGCAACTTTATCGATGAGCTCAACACGAATGGTAGTAGTAGCAACTTccacttcaactccaactccaacaacATTTTTAGCCAGACCCTATGTAGAAATTTTAAAACCCAAATTCCAACCCAGACACAACAAATAcgtacacaacaacaacaacaacaacaacagaaacaacaattactacaacaacaacaacaacagaaacaacaaacgTATTCCATTAAGAAATCATCCTCCTGCAGTAGTTTCCTTTACGACATCCTATTTCGAGGTATTTGTCAATGGAGTAAGAATTtctatttacaatttatgtttcgttttgtttattattggtttgtgatgcacacacacagaagaaaAGAAAGTCTACGCATTTTTCTTattctgtattttttatgctttgccctaagttcattaattttttttggcatattcCATATTTAAATGTGCCTTGGTAGTGTTTACTGTTTGAATacttttattatcatttaatcTTGATTTTGGTTTCTCTTCATACGTGGCTTACTCTAGTGGAATCTtagaaaatgaattgaatacatttaaatttaatttaaaaattgctactttgaatttaaaataaactgacAGCTTTTAGTTTAACCCTTTGTGATTTCAAaggaatattaaattaatattattctaATGATAAAACACACTCTGTTAATGGTAAAAGAACATTTAATTAAGGCCAATATATTTGcgatgaaattaaattgcagtAATTTATACGtgatattgtaatattttaatgctCAAATTCAGAAAACTCGCAGTTAATATAATTGTTACTCGGTATATTTCTgtgtaaacaatatttttattgttgcctcGCGGTAACTTTAGTTCCGAAAGAATTAAAAACTCAACTAACGTtcaaatgccacaaaatattAACGAATAGTTAATAAAATAGATAACATTAACAGCTAGATTACAATACTTTAagctaaaataattttgaCTATCAGCCAACATTTCTTTGATTCCACAACTAAGCCTcgaaaatatgtttctttatttgtgTTTCCCCCCTTTTTGGTGtttgatttagttttaaattgttttacttagtttctaatttattttgtttgctttatgttTGATTGATTTTGGTTTACTTGTAGTgcttcatttgtttgttaactATTTTGTTTGGTGTTGACAAATATTGAGCAAATTGGGTTTGTCGTCGCGACCACCACGACTATTCATATATACTCAGCACCCGCTAATCCAAAATCCATTGTCCCGAGCACGCGCATGCTAAAGCACTTCCACACGACACTTGAACACTCAATTGAATCCATTTCTCGTTCGGCACTTCTTGCAGGTCTCACACGGGACATTAACAATTTGACACAACGCTACGACTCGGAAACGGATCCGGCGGCTGATCCCGACACCGATGCCACCGGCGACAGCCTCGAGCAGAGTTTGACAGTGACGCCGCCCAACAAAATGCAACATTCGCTGCATGGCAGCGTGCCCGGCATCTCCGCGGGCATTGGACCGCGTTCCTCGCAGCAACACAGCTCATTCAAGCGTCCGGTGATGGGCAACCGTGGACTGGAGACGCGTCAGAGCAAGCGGTCGCAGCAGCATCCGGCACGCGAACAGCCGCCAGTGGTGGCCATCAATGGCAATGGAGTGGCTCCCGTGTTGCCAGCTCATCCCATCACGGTGGGCGCACTAGAGGTGATGAATGTGAAGCGTGTGGTGAATCGATATGGCACATTGCCGAAGGTGGCGCGCATTGGCGCCTTCCTCGACAGCCTGgaggacagcagcagcagcagtggcggcggtggcgatTCCTCCAACGGACATGCCACACCGCCAGCCCGAGCACCACCCGCGGTGCCTGCCTTGCCCACGGCAGCGAACAAGgtgcagcaaccacagcagatGATACGCAGCAATTCGTCGGGTGGCGTGACCATGCAGAACAATGCAGCCGCCAGTCTGAATAAACTGCAGCGACATCGCACCACCACCGAGGGCACCATGATGACGTTCTCCTCGTTCCGTGCCGCCGGCAGCAGCAATTCCCCGAAACGCGGCGGCGTCGTCACCCAACCGGCGTTGGCTAATCTGGAGTTTCCACCGCCGCCGCTCGAAGAGTTTGAGGCGTtgccgccgccaccaccgccgccaGCGCCCGAGAGTGCCGTCCAGGCCATACAACAGCATCTGCATgcgcagcacagcagcagcaacgatgTCAGCAACACGGCGCCCAGCGTCGAGGAGGCCAGCTCACGCTTTGGCGTCTCGCTGCGCAAACGTGAACCATCCACAGACTCGTGCAGTTCGCTGGGCACGCCACCCGATGCGGCACcaagtgctgttgctgctgctgcatcgaCGTTGCCGCTGCCCGAGAAGTCGCTCAATTTGAAGGAGAAACTCATCACCGAAATCAAGGCGGCCAACAAGCCCGCCGAATTATCTTCATCCCTCGGCTATGCCAATGGCAGTGCTTCAACTGCAGCGCCGCTAGTTGTTGATCCCGTGTCGCAGCTGGTCACCGAGCTGGCCGAGAGCATGAATCTGCCCAAGCAGAATCTGCCAACAAAGCTGACAAATGGCAACAGTcagagcagcaacatcaacaccaacaacaccaacagcaacaacaactttaagGCACAGCTCAAGAAAGTGGAGCCAAAGAAATTGAATGCGCCGCTGCCAAAGGCCGAGCAGCCCTCGAACATCATCGACTTTAAGGCACATCTGCGTAAAGTGGACAAggaacagcagccacagccagcccagcagcagcagcaaccaacacCTCCCAGCAATGCCAATGCGAATgccaattgcaacaacaagtttagcagcgcaacagc
This is a stretch of genomic DNA from Drosophila albomicans strain 15112-1751.03 chromosome 3, ASM965048v2, whole genome shotgun sequence. It encodes these proteins:
- the LOC117569522 gene encoding tyrosine-protein kinase Abl isoform X2, yielding MGAQQGKERGSHSSGGGGGGHGATVSCIGVSSSSPIASGSPHCIASNTTGSTLRGSRLKSHQSSSSAAVSVSGHGSNSIGSSGSSGLSSQRGGGGGGNSSASHKDNRCNATVGLNIFTEHNEALLQSRPLPHIPAGSTAATLLADAAELQSQESSVGNVLASLGGGHSSATSVFESAHRWTSKENLLAPGPEEDDPQLFVALYDFQAGGENQLSLKKGEQVRILSYNKSGEWCEAHSDSGNVGWVPSNYVTPLNSLEKHSWYHGPISRNAAEYLLSSGINGSFLVRESESSPGQRSISLRYEGRVYHYRISEDPDGKVFVTQEAKFNTLAELVHHHSVPHEGHGLITPLLYPAPKQNKPTVFPLSPEPDEWEICRTDIMMKHKLGGGQYGEVYEAVWKRYGNTVAVKTLKEDTMALKDFLEEAAIMKEMKHPNLVQLIGVCTREPPFYIITEFMSHGNLLDFLRSAGRETLDAVALLYMATQIASGMSYLESRNYIHRDLAARNCLVGDNKLVKVADFGLARLMRDDTYTAHAGAKFPIKWTAPEGLAYNKFSTKSDVWAFGVLLWEIATYGMSPYPGIDLTDVYHKLEKGYRMERPPGCPPEVYDLMRQCWQWDAADRPTFKSIHHALEHMFQESSITEAVEKQLNATATAATTATGATQQAAAGGGLNTASASSSASASLSLTPQMVKKGMPNLDPQQQQQQQQQLASTPMSETGSSSTKLSTFSSQGKGNVQMRRTTNKQGKQAPAPPKRTSLLSSSRDSTYREEEARNFIDELNTNGSSSNFHFNSNSNNIFSQTLCRNFKTQIPTQTQQIRTQQQQQQQQKQQLLQQQQQQKQQTYSIKKSSSCSSFLYDILFRGLTRDINNLTQRYDSETDPAADPDTDATGDSLEQSLTVTPPNKMQHSLHGSVPGISAGIGPRSSQQHSSFKRPVMGNRGLETRQSKRSQQHPAREQPPVVAINGNGVAPVLPAHPITVGALEVMNVKRVVNRYGTLPKVARIGAFLDSLEDSSSSSGGGGDSSNGHATPPARAPPAVPALPTAANKVQQPQQMIRSNSSGGVTMQNNAAASLNKLQRHRTTTEGTMMTFSSFRAAGSSNSPKRGGVVTQPALANLEFPPPPLEEFEALPPPPPPPAPESAVQAIQQHLHAQHSSSNDVSNTAPSVEEASSRFGVSLRKREPSTDSCSSLGTPPDAAPSAVAAAASTLPLPEKSLNLKEKLITEIKAANKPAELSSSLGYANGSASTAAPLVVDPVSQLVTELAESMNLPKQNLPTKLTNGNSQSSNINTNNTNSNNNFKAQLKKVEPKKLNAPLPKAEQPSNIIDFKAHLRKVDKEQQPQPAQQQQQPTPPSNANANANCNNKFSSATAAAAANQKTEIKIDVSNSNAETTDETTATATTAGDAQQQQQQGKRRSTGSINSLKKLWEQPPPGGDYASTTIPSQPTQQSNTSTTMASNGHGQLSPKYGLKAVKQQFGNKPPPAAPPPPPPISTTQTSTTCPPSAQPNKQTPVPVPVPAHAAVATKIPTTTTAIKTSLSTQLFTDAEGSSSNNSDEQQQQQHTNDGAENMTQSLYTSNDQQQHHQFNNSNSNSQPGKLSSSSIVTSNSQSKPAVPHKPTKLTIYATPIAKIAGVGVGGGDNINSTQISRESILELVTLLEGSLKHPVNAISASQWLQLSDKLNILQNSCVVFAENESMPPHSKFHFRELVTRVETQSQHLRSAGSKNVQDNERLVGEVGQSLKQISNALHR
- the LOC117569522 gene encoding tyrosine-protein kinase Abl isoform X4 — translated: MGAQQGKERGSHSSGGGGGGHGATVSCIGVSSSSPIASGSPHCIASNTTGSTLRGSRLKSHQSSSSAAVSVSGHGSNSIGSSGSSGLSSQRGGGGGGNSSASHKDNRCNATVGLNIFTEHNEALLQSRPLPHIPAGSTAATLLADAAELQSQESSVGNVLASLGGGHSSATSVFESAHRWTSKENLLAPGPEEDDPQLFVALYDFQAGGENQLSLKKGEQVRILSYNKSGEWCEAHSDSGNVGWVPSNYVTPLNSLEKHSWYHGPISRNAAEYLLSSGINGSFLVRESESSPGQRSISLRYEGRVYHYRISEDPDGKVFVTQEAKFNTLAELVHHHSVPHEGHGLITPLLYPAPKQNKPTVFPLSPEPDEWEICRTDIMMKHKLGGGQYGEVYEAVWKRYGNTVAVKTLKEDTMALKDFLEEAAIMKEMKHPNLVQLIGVCTREPPFYIITEFMSHGNLLDFLRSAGRETLDAVALLYMATQIASGMSYLESRNYIHRDLAARNCLVGDNKLVKVADFGLARLMRDDTYTAHAGAKFPIKWTAPEGLAYNKFSTKSDVWAFGVLLWEIATYGMSPYPGIDLTDVYHKLEKGYRMERPPGCPPEVYDLMRQCWQWDAADRPTFKSIHHALEHMFQESSITEAVEKQLNATATAATTATGATQQAAAGGGLNTASASSSASASLSLTPQMVKKGMPNLDPQQQQQQQQQLASTPMSETGSSSTKLSTFSSQGKGNVQMRRTTNKQGKQAPAPPKRTSLLSSSRDSTYREEEARNFIDELNTNGLTRDINNLTQRYDSETDPAADPDTDATGDSLEQSLTVTPPNKMQHSLHGSVPGISAGIGPRSSQQHSSFKRPVMGNRGLETRQSKRSQQHPAREQPPVVAINGNGVAPVLPAHPITVGALEVMNVKRVVNRYGTLPKVARIGAFLDSLEDSSSSSGGGGDSSNGHATPPARAPPAVPALPTAANKVQQPQQMIRSNSSGGVTMQNNAAASLNKLQRHRTTTEGTMMTFSSFRAAGSSNSPKRGGVVTQPALANLEFPPPPLEEFEALPPPPPPPAPESAVQAIQQHLHAQHSSSNDVSNTAPSVEEASSRFGVSLRKREPSTDSCSSLGTPPDAAPSAVAAAASTLPLPEKSLNLKEKLITEIKAANKPAELSSSLGYANGSASTAAPLVVDPVSQLVTELAESMNLPKQNLPTKLTNGNSQSSNINTNNTNSNNNFKAQLKKVEPKKLNAPLPKAEQPSNIIDFKAHLRKVDKEQQPQPAQQQQQPTPPSNANANANCNNKFSSATAAAAANQKTEIKIDVSNSNAETTDETTATATTAGDAQQQQQQGKRRSTGSINSLKKLWEQPPPGGDYASTTIPSQPTQQSNTSTTMASNGHGQLSPKYGLKAVKQQFGNKPPPAAPPPPPPISTTQTSTTCPPSAQPNKQTPVPVPVPAHAAVATKIPTTTTAIKTSLSTQLFTDAEGSSSNNSDEQQQQQHTNDGAENMTQSLYTSNDQQQHHQFNNSNSNSQPGKLSSSSIVTSNSQSKPAVPHKPTKLTIYATPIAKIAGVGVGGGDNINSTQISRESILELVTLLEGSLKHPVNAISASQWLQLSDKLNILQNSCVVFAENESMPPHSKFHFRELVTRVETQSQHLRSAGSKNVQDNERLVGEVGQSLKQISNALHR
- the LOC117569522 gene encoding tyrosine-protein kinase Abl isoform X3, which encodes MGAQQGKERGSHSSGGGGGGHGATVSCIGVSSSSPIASGSPHCIASNTTGSTLRGSRLKSHQSSSSAAVSVSGHGSNSIGSSGSSGLSSQRGGGGGGNSSASHKDNRCNATVGLNIFTEHNGTKHSSFRGHPGKYHMNLEALLQSRPLPHIPAGSTAATLLADAAELQSQESSVGNVLASLGGGHSSATSVFESAHRWTSKENLLAPGPEEDDPQLFVALYDFQAGGENQLSLKKGEQVRILSYNKSGEWCEAHSDSGNVGWVPSNYVTPLNSLEKHSWYHGPISRNAAEYLLSSGINGSFLVRESESSPGQRSISLRYEGRVYHYRISEDPDGKVFVTQEAKFNTLAELVHHHSVPHEGHGLITPLLYPAPKQNKPTVFPLSPEPDEWEICRTDIMMKHKLGGGQYGEVYEAVWKRYGNTVAVKTLKEDTMALKDFLEEAAIMKEMKHPNLVQLIGVCTREPPFYIITEFMSHGNLLDFLRSAGRETLDAVALLYMATQIASGMSYLESRNYIHRDLAARNCLVGDNKLVKVADFGLARLMRDDTYTAHAGAKFPIKWTAPEGLAYNKFSTKSDVWAFGVLLWEIATYGMSPYPGIDLTDVYHKLEKGYRMERPPGCPPEVYDLMRQCWQWDAADRPTFKSIHHALEHMFQESSITEAVEKQLNATATAATTATGATQQAAAGGGLNTASASSSASASLSLTPQMVKKGMPNLDPQQQQQQQQQLASTPMSETGSSSTKLSTFSSQGKGNVQMRRTTNKQGKQAPAPPKRTSLLSSSRDSTYREEEARNFIDELNTNGLTRDINNLTQRYDSETDPAADPDTDATGDSLEQSLTVTPPNKMQHSLHGSVPGISAGIGPRSSQQHSSFKRPVMGNRGLETRQSKRSQQHPAREQPPVVAINGNGVAPVLPAHPITVGALEVMNVKRVVNRYGTLPKVARIGAFLDSLEDSSSSSGGGGDSSNGHATPPARAPPAVPALPTAANKVQQPQQMIRSNSSGGVTMQNNAAASLNKLQRHRTTTEGTMMTFSSFRAAGSSNSPKRGGVVTQPALANLEFPPPPLEEFEALPPPPPPPAPESAVQAIQQHLHAQHSSSNDVSNTAPSVEEASSRFGVSLRKREPSTDSCSSLGTPPDAAPSAVAAAASTLPLPEKSLNLKEKLITEIKAANKPAELSSSLGYANGSASTAAPLVVDPVSQLVTELAESMNLPKQNLPTKLTNGNSQSSNINTNNTNSNNNFKAQLKKVEPKKLNAPLPKAEQPSNIIDFKAHLRKVDKEQQPQPAQQQQQPTPPSNANANANCNNKFSSATAAAAANQKTEIKIDVSNSNAETTDETTATATTAGDAQQQQQQGKRRSTGSINSLKKLWEQPPPGGDYASTTIPSQPTQQSNTSTTMASNGHGQLSPKYGLKAVKQQFGNKPPPAAPPPPPPISTTQTSTTCPPSAQPNKQTPVPVPVPAHAAVATKIPTTTTAIKTSLSTQLFTDAEGSSSNNSDEQQQQQHTNDGAENMTQSLYTSNDQQQHHQFNNSNSNSQPGKLSSSSIVTSNSQSKPAVPHKPTKLTIYATPIAKIAGVGVGGGDNINSTQISRESILELVTLLEGSLKHPVNAISASQWLQLSDKLNILQNSCVVFAENESMPPHSKFHFRELVTRVETQSQHLRSAGSKNVQDNERLVGEVGQSLKQISNALHR
- the LOC117569522 gene encoding tyrosine-protein kinase Abl isoform X5 codes for the protein MGAQQGKERGSHSSGGGGGGHGATVSCIGVSSSSPIASGSPHCIASNTTGSTLRGSRLKSHQSSSSAAVSVSGHGSNSIGSSGSSGLSSQRGGGGGGNSSASHKDNRCNATVGLNIFTEHNGTKHSSFRGHPGKYHMNLEALLQSRPLPHIPAGSTAATLLADAAELQSQESSVGNVLASLGGGHSSATSVFESAHRWTSKENLLAPGPEEDDPQLFVALYDFQAGGENQLSLKKGEQVRILSYNKSGEWCEAHSDSGNVGWVPSNYVTPLNSLEKHSWYHGPISRNAAEYLLSSGINGSFLVRESESSPGQRSISLRYEGRVYHYRISEDPDGKVFVTQEAKFNTLAELVHHHSVPHEGHGLITPLLYPAPKQNKPTVFPLSPEPDEWEICRTDIMMKHKLGGGQYGEVYEAVWKRYGNTVAVKTLKEDTMALKDFLEEAAIMKEMKHPNLVQLIGVCTREPPFYIITEFMSHGNLLDFLRSAGRETLDAVALLYMATQIASGMSYLESRNYIHRDLAARNCLVGDNKLVKVADFGLARLMRDDTYTAHAGAKFPIKWTAPEGLAYNKFSTKSDVWAFGVLLWEIATYGMSPYPGIDLTDVYHKLEKGYRMERPPGCPPEVYDLMRQCWQWDAADRPTFKSIHHALEHMFQESSITEAVEKQLNATATAATTATGATQQAAAGGGLNTASASSSASASLSLTPQMVKKGMPNLDPQQQQQQQQQLASTPMSETGSSSTKLSTFSSQGKGNVQMRRTTNKQGKQAPAPPKRTSLLSSSRDSTYREEEARNFIDELNTNGSSSNFHFNSNSNNIFSQTLCRNFKTQIPTQTQQIRTQQQQQQQQKQQLLQQQQQQKQQTYSIKKSSSCSSFLYDILFRGLTRDINNLTQRYDSETDPAADPDTDATGDSLEQSLTVTPPNKMQHSLHGSVPGISAGIGPRSSQQHSSFKRPVMGNRGLETRQSKRSQQHPAREQPPVVAINGNGVAPVLPAHPITVGALEVMNVKRVVNRYGTLPKVARIGAFLDSLEDSSSSSGGGGDSSNGHATPPARAPPAVPALPTAANKVQQPQQMIRSNSSGGVTMQNNAAASLNKLQRHRTTTEGTMMTFSSFRAAGSSNSPKRGGVVTQPALANLEFPPPPLEEFEALPPPPPPPAPESAVQAIQQHLHAQHSSSNDVSNTAPSVEEASSRFGVSLRKREPSTDSCSSLGTPPDAAPSAVAAAASTLPLPEKSLNLKEKLITEIKAANKPAELSSSLGYANGSASTAAPLVVDPVSQLVTELAESMNLPKQNLPTKLTNGNSQSSNINTNNTNSNNNFKAQLKKVEPKKLNAPLPKAEQPSNIIDFKAHLRKVDKEQQPQPAQQQQQPTPPSNANANANCNNKFSSATAAAAANQKTEIKIDVSNSNAETTDETTATATTAGDAQQQQQQGKRRSTDAEGSSSNNSDEQQQQQHTNDGAENMTQSLYTSNDQQQHHQFNNSNSNSQPGKLSSSSIVTSNSQSKPAVPHKPTKLTIYATPIAKIAGVGVGGGDNINSTQISRESILELVTLLEGSLKHPVNAISASQWLQLSDKLNILQNSCVVFAENESMPPHSKFHFRELVTRVETQSQHLRSAGSKNVQDNERLVGEVGQSLKQISNALHR
- the LOC117569522 gene encoding tyrosine-protein kinase Abl isoform X1, whose amino-acid sequence is MGAQQGKERGSHSSGGGGGGHGATVSCIGVSSSSPIASGSPHCIASNTTGSTLRGSRLKSHQSSSSAAVSVSGHGSNSIGSSGSSGLSSQRGGGGGGNSSASHKDNRCNATVGLNIFTEHNGTKHSSFRGHPGKYHMNLEALLQSRPLPHIPAGSTAATLLADAAELQSQESSVGNVLASLGGGHSSATSVFESAHRWTSKENLLAPGPEEDDPQLFVALYDFQAGGENQLSLKKGEQVRILSYNKSGEWCEAHSDSGNVGWVPSNYVTPLNSLEKHSWYHGPISRNAAEYLLSSGINGSFLVRESESSPGQRSISLRYEGRVYHYRISEDPDGKVFVTQEAKFNTLAELVHHHSVPHEGHGLITPLLYPAPKQNKPTVFPLSPEPDEWEICRTDIMMKHKLGGGQYGEVYEAVWKRYGNTVAVKTLKEDTMALKDFLEEAAIMKEMKHPNLVQLIGVCTREPPFYIITEFMSHGNLLDFLRSAGRETLDAVALLYMATQIASGMSYLESRNYIHRDLAARNCLVGDNKLVKVADFGLARLMRDDTYTAHAGAKFPIKWTAPEGLAYNKFSTKSDVWAFGVLLWEIATYGMSPYPGIDLTDVYHKLEKGYRMERPPGCPPEVYDLMRQCWQWDAADRPTFKSIHHALEHMFQESSITEAVEKQLNATATAATTATGATQQAAAGGGLNTASASSSASASLSLTPQMVKKGMPNLDPQQQQQQQQQLASTPMSETGSSSTKLSTFSSQGKGNVQMRRTTNKQGKQAPAPPKRTSLLSSSRDSTYREEEARNFIDELNTNGSSSNFHFNSNSNNIFSQTLCRNFKTQIPTQTQQIRTQQQQQQQQKQQLLQQQQQQKQQTYSIKKSSSCSSFLYDILFRGLTRDINNLTQRYDSETDPAADPDTDATGDSLEQSLTVTPPNKMQHSLHGSVPGISAGIGPRSSQQHSSFKRPVMGNRGLETRQSKRSQQHPAREQPPVVAINGNGVAPVLPAHPITVGALEVMNVKRVVNRYGTLPKVARIGAFLDSLEDSSSSSGGGGDSSNGHATPPARAPPAVPALPTAANKVQQPQQMIRSNSSGGVTMQNNAAASLNKLQRHRTTTEGTMMTFSSFRAAGSSNSPKRGGVVTQPALANLEFPPPPLEEFEALPPPPPPPAPESAVQAIQQHLHAQHSSSNDVSNTAPSVEEASSRFGVSLRKREPSTDSCSSLGTPPDAAPSAVAAAASTLPLPEKSLNLKEKLITEIKAANKPAELSSSLGYANGSASTAAPLVVDPVSQLVTELAESMNLPKQNLPTKLTNGNSQSSNINTNNTNSNNNFKAQLKKVEPKKLNAPLPKAEQPSNIIDFKAHLRKVDKEQQPQPAQQQQQPTPPSNANANANCNNKFSSATAAAAANQKTEIKIDVSNSNAETTDETTATATTAGDAQQQQQQGKRRSTGSINSLKKLWEQPPPGGDYASTTIPSQPTQQSNTSTTMASNGHGQLSPKYGLKAVKQQFGNKPPPAAPPPPPPISTTQTSTTCPPSAQPNKQTPVPVPVPAHAAVATKIPTTTTAIKTSLSTQLFTDAEGSSSNNSDEQQQQQHTNDGAENMTQSLYTSNDQQQHHQFNNSNSNSQPGKLSSSSIVTSNSQSKPAVPHKPTKLTIYATPIAKIAGVGVGGGDNINSTQISRESILELVTLLEGSLKHPVNAISASQWLQLSDKLNILQNSCVVFAENESMPPHSKFHFRELVTRVETQSQHLRSAGSKNVQDNERLVGEVGQSLKQISNALHR